A single genomic interval of Terriglobus albidus harbors:
- a CDS encoding L-threonylcarbamoyladenylate synthase, whose translation MHPDEPEPELVAYVAERLNQGDVIGMPTDTFYGLAVDPVNLRAVERIYEIKKRAKYKPLSLLLSEVSQSYELARDLDTAFDRLTEKFWPGPLTIIVKAGGKLPLRVTAQTGNVALRVPEAAIPRAVVAKLGLPITATAANMSGLPECTHANGVQEQIGDQIPLIVDGGPTSRTQPTTIVDLSGGGSSWMILREGAIPTHEIALALQRA comes from the coding sequence ATGCATCCGGATGAGCCGGAACCGGAGCTGGTGGCGTATGTTGCCGAACGCCTGAATCAGGGCGATGTGATCGGTATGCCAACCGATACCTTTTACGGGCTTGCCGTGGATCCCGTTAACCTTCGCGCCGTTGAGCGTATCTACGAGATAAAAAAACGCGCGAAGTACAAACCGCTGAGCCTGCTGCTCTCCGAGGTTTCGCAGTCGTATGAGTTGGCACGTGATCTCGATACTGCCTTCGATCGTTTGACAGAGAAGTTCTGGCCCGGCCCCTTGACCATCATCGTGAAGGCCGGCGGCAAATTGCCTCTGCGGGTTACCGCCCAGACGGGCAACGTTGCGCTACGCGTGCCGGAGGCAGCGATTCCGCGGGCAGTGGTTGCCAAGCTTGGACTGCCGATTACGGCAACGGCGGCAAACATGTCGGGACTGCCGGAGTGTACGCATGCCAATGGTGTACAGGAGCAGATCGGCGATCAGATTCCGCTGATTGTTGACGGTGGACCCACATCCCGGACCCAGCCGACGACCATTGTCGATCTTAGCGGCGGCGGTTCATCCTGGATGATTCTGCGTGAAGGCGCGATCCCGACTCACGAGATTGCGCTTGCACTGCAACGGGCCTGA
- a CDS encoding TlyA family RNA methyltransferase, translated as MDKLLMERALAPSRERAQAMIMAGRVLVNEQKLDKPGASVAIDSTIRILGDDLRYVSRGGLKLEHALQQWKIDLSDLFCMDVGVSTGGFTDCMLQHGASRVFGVDTGAGQIAEKLRQDPRVDLRERTNARLLQPGDLPAGIRFFAMDVSFISATLVLPPVLGALRAAEAGGWNGEAVVLVKPQFEAGRDAVGKGGIVRDEAAQRSAVEKVRQCLAELGGGDMEVIDSPILGGEGNREFLLHVVFRTAEGTLS; from the coding sequence TTGGACAAACTGCTGATGGAGCGCGCTCTCGCTCCCAGCCGCGAACGCGCGCAGGCCATGATCATGGCAGGCCGCGTGCTCGTGAATGAACAGAAGCTTGATAAGCCGGGTGCGTCTGTCGCCATCGACTCCACGATTCGCATTCTCGGCGATGACCTGCGCTATGTCAGCCGTGGTGGTCTGAAGCTCGAACACGCCTTGCAGCAGTGGAAGATCGATCTGAGCGATTTGTTTTGCATGGATGTCGGTGTCTCTACCGGCGGGTTTACCGATTGCATGCTGCAGCACGGTGCCTCGCGTGTCTTTGGTGTCGATACCGGAGCCGGACAGATCGCCGAGAAGCTACGCCAGGACCCACGCGTTGATCTCCGCGAGCGTACGAATGCCCGCTTGTTGCAGCCGGGCGATTTGCCGGCAGGAATCCGCTTCTTTGCGATGGATGTCTCGTTTATCTCGGCCACGCTGGTGTTGCCGCCGGTGCTTGGCGCACTACGTGCTGCGGAGGCTGGCGGCTGGAACGGAGAGGCTGTGGTTCTGGTGAAACCGCAGTTTGAAGCCGGCAGGGACGCTGTCGGCAAAGGTGGCATCGTTCGCGATGAGGCAGCGCAGCGAAGTGCTGTCGAAAAGGTGCGACAATGTCTCGCCGAGCTCGGAGGAGGCGACATGGAAGTGATCGATTCCCCCATTCTTGGTGGAGAAGGGAATCGGGAGTTCCTCCTACACGTCGTCTTCCGCACGGCGGAAGGTACACTGAGCTAG
- a CDS encoding RNA polymerase sigma factor, with translation MYRDPEVKSESGIQMRDDASLLALVQSGDEQAMASLYDRYSRVVYSVALRVLRDPAAAEDVLQDVFMQVWRNPDRFQQTRGTLGAWLAVVARNRSIDALRRRRPTDSVEDVILSSGFNLSDEAERNALIEKARTVIQNLPAEQRKTLEMAFFDGLTHMEISEMTGDPLGTVKTRIRSALISLRRSFQA, from the coding sequence ATGTATCGAGACCCTGAAGTGAAGAGCGAGTCCGGAATCCAGATGCGCGACGATGCATCCCTGCTCGCCCTTGTTCAGTCAGGGGACGAACAGGCGATGGCATCGCTCTATGACCGCTACTCCCGGGTTGTCTACTCGGTTGCATTGCGAGTTCTGCGGGATCCCGCCGCCGCCGAGGATGTGTTGCAGGACGTGTTCATGCAGGTATGGCGCAATCCGGACAGGTTTCAGCAGACACGAGGCACGCTCGGCGCGTGGCTGGCGGTCGTGGCGCGCAATCGTTCCATCGATGCGTTGCGCCGGCGCCGTCCGACCGATTCCGTCGAAGACGTCATTCTTTCCTCAGGTTTCAATCTGTCCGACGAGGCGGAACGCAACGCGCTGATTGAGAAGGCACGCACCGTGATCCAGAACCTGCCAGCCGAGCAGCGCAAGACGCTTGAAATGGCGTTCTTCGATGGCCTGACCCACATGGAGATCTCCGAGATGACCGGAGATCCCCTCGGCACCGTAAAAACCCGCATCCGCAGTGCGTTGATCTCGCTGCGCAGGAGCTTCCAGGCATGA
- a CDS encoding anti-sigma factor: protein MIEPKHISADDLALYAMQFLTPEETALVEAHVRHCPECRRELATIQGDLAAFAHTAEMQTPPVLARQRLMTQVNREKRVVPQPESSLRPVGTQDGSVPFASYGASGFDEYDETPRKAGIGAIIFGWAGWAVAAGLAFGGYHLYRQREELQRSLRMNAAQMASLSEDAARAREILDALADKTTQRVTLTRAETAPSPTGRVIYRADSGMLLFLASNIATVTPDKTYELWIIPAETDRSPIPAGTFLPDERGNAAIVLPDVPKGVNAKAFGVTVENRGGSQVPTLPIIMVGM, encoded by the coding sequence ATGATCGAGCCCAAGCACATATCGGCCGATGACCTGGCGCTCTACGCCATGCAGTTCCTCACGCCTGAGGAAACAGCTCTCGTAGAAGCACACGTACGCCACTGTCCGGAATGCCGCCGTGAGCTGGCGACCATCCAGGGTGACCTTGCAGCCTTTGCCCATACGGCAGAGATGCAGACGCCTCCTGTCCTGGCGCGTCAGCGGCTAATGACGCAGGTCAACCGTGAAAAACGAGTCGTGCCCCAGCCTGAATCGTCGCTTCGGCCAGTAGGCACTCAAGACGGCTCTGTTCCCTTCGCCAGCTATGGAGCGTCTGGCTTCGACGAGTATGACGAAACCCCGCGCAAAGCAGGCATCGGCGCCATCATCTTTGGCTGGGCAGGATGGGCTGTAGCAGCCGGACTGGCCTTTGGCGGTTACCACCTCTATCGCCAGCGTGAAGAGCTGCAGCGCAGCCTGCGCATGAATGCGGCGCAGATGGCCAGTCTGTCAGAAGACGCAGCCAGGGCGCGCGAGATTCTGGACGCCCTCGCTGACAAGACGACGCAGCGCGTAACCCTCACCAGGGCGGAGACTGCTCCATCGCCAACCGGACGCGTAATCTATCGCGCCGACAGCGGTATGCTGCTCTTCCTCGCCAGCAACATCGCAACGGTAACGCCGGACAAGACCTATGAGTTGTGGATCATCCCGGCAGAGACAGACCGTTCGCCGATCCCTGCCGGTACCTTCCTGCCCGACGAGCGCGGCAACGCCGCGATCGTGCTGCCGGATGTGCCGAAGGGAGTGAATGCGAAGGCATTCGGTGTGACCGTTGAGAACCGCGGCGGCTCGCAGGTTCCGACACTGCCGATCATCATGGTTGGAATGTAA
- a CDS encoding DUF92 domain-containing protein, with protein MSQTTLSIPGKTIPASRDRLQSQLLTAACACSLLLTCYSIFVFSLGRAGFAFVAGPLSIAVAFAMVVFALRSATLGGCLLGALICFDLIAWTRDYNSNLLHSALTPLLALFLLTWAATRIRRAEKERAGLAEPKHGRTASQVAANLAVAALIVTWLGAWLFGKFFKLPYPFSYFASLAACLAALAEATADTISSEIGQVFGGEPWLGFRRVPPGTDGAISMVGTLAGVAGAAIVTGIGWWALLLTPKVAAVAFFAAVLGLFFDTLLGATVERAGWLGNDLVNFLSTLVAAIAAAAGIGLLR; from the coding sequence ATGAGCCAGACCACACTCTCCATCCCCGGAAAAACCATCCCGGCATCCCGTGACCGGCTGCAGTCGCAGTTACTGACGGCCGCCTGCGCCTGCTCCCTGCTGCTGACCTGCTATTCCATCTTTGTCTTCAGTCTTGGACGGGCGGGATTCGCCTTTGTTGCAGGCCCCCTTTCGATTGCCGTGGCCTTCGCGATGGTGGTGTTTGCCCTGCGCTCGGCAACGCTGGGCGGCTGCCTGCTGGGAGCGCTGATCTGTTTCGACCTGATCGCCTGGACCCGTGACTACAACAGCAACCTGCTGCACTCGGCTTTGACTCCATTACTGGCGCTCTTCCTTCTGACCTGGGCGGCGACACGGATCCGGCGTGCGGAGAAAGAGCGTGCGGGTCTGGCCGAGCCGAAGCATGGAAGAACGGCGTCGCAAGTCGCCGCCAACCTGGCTGTCGCGGCTCTGATCGTCACCTGGCTTGGCGCATGGCTGTTTGGCAAATTTTTCAAACTTCCCTACCCCTTCAGCTACTTCGCATCGCTGGCAGCATGTCTGGCAGCCTTGGCCGAAGCGACTGCTGACACCATCTCTTCCGAGATCGGACAGGTCTTCGGCGGAGAACCGTGGCTTGGATTCCGGCGCGTCCCGCCGGGAACAGACGGCGCCATCTCGATGGTGGGCACACTCGCGGGCGTTGCTGGAGCGGCAATTGTGACTGGCATCGGCTGGTGGGCTCTTCTGCTGACGCCGAAGGTAGCGGCCGTTGCGTTCTTCGCGGCGGTGCTTGGCCTCTTCTTCGACACGCTCCTTGGAGCGACCGTGGAACGGGCCGGCTGGCTAGGCAATGATCTGGTGAATTTCCTCTCAACGCTAGTTGCAGCGATCGCCGCAGCGGCAGGGATTGGATTGCTGCGGTAA
- a CDS encoding YdcF family protein — MPERKRHFWRWLLLLVLLAALSWCVWVYHQIVQVAQEDQAQPSDAIAVFGAAEYGGRPSPVLHARLDKAVALYRRQIAPVIVTLGGGTEKDSGRTEGGVGRDYLLAQGVPYEQIIPETRSIDTEQQVEVLAEMARTQNWQHVVVVSDGSHLFRIRELCRQAGLNVWTSPRSVYGRISPWDYRMRIVHEIVSYTAVRLHIPASFVHRWWIGAEDL, encoded by the coding sequence ATGCCTGAGCGAAAACGGCACTTCTGGCGATGGTTGCTGCTCCTGGTTCTATTGGCGGCCCTCTCTTGGTGCGTTTGGGTTTACCACCAGATTGTGCAGGTCGCGCAGGAGGATCAGGCGCAACCGTCAGATGCGATTGCCGTGTTTGGAGCGGCCGAGTATGGTGGCCGGCCCTCCCCTGTATTGCACGCCCGGTTGGATAAGGCCGTGGCACTCTATCGCAGACAGATCGCGCCCGTCATCGTGACACTCGGCGGGGGCACGGAGAAGGATTCCGGCCGGACCGAGGGCGGAGTCGGCCGGGATTATCTGCTGGCCCAGGGTGTTCCTTACGAACAGATCATTCCGGAGACCCGCTCCATCGACACAGAACAACAGGTGGAGGTGCTGGCAGAGATGGCACGCACTCAAAACTGGCAGCATGTGGTGGTGGTCAGTGACGGATCGCATCTCTTTCGCATCCGAGAACTATGCCGTCAGGCCGGTTTGAATGTCTGGACCTCGCCTCGCTCTGTCTATGGACGCATCAGCCCCTGGGACTACCGGATGCGGATCGTGCATGAGATTGTCAGCTACACCGCGGTCCGGCTCCACATTCCCGCCAGCTTTGTCCATCGCTGGTGGATCGGGGCAGAGGACCTGTAG
- a CDS encoding YncE family protein: MASEVRYGKKVLAKAGAVLAAAAALVPLNGCGNTYRAVVSSINPVGPASQPQKLLAVVSDPGSGQPGLITVVDFSGDTVLAIANIAPKPTYFDLAPASNGGTGYSLHTSSSGTVMNNFDVSPSLKTNIVYSTTLFSNANANSLFATSSGAFVSELGRSAVGQIIGGSPASLRQEYDVAANPQYVVGLTTGTRYYAISQGSGTTGSVAAIDTSTNTISSSINVGSQPVYGVMTSDAKRVFVMNKGSNTVSVINSQANTADVAHPTITVGTAPVWADVASSINELLVLNQGSTTSSLSVINIPLCNANSSTSNPNCDTNNPVDATDFGTVVATVPLGTNCTQVSALQDGTRAYVMCNDDPTASDASNGLVYVVNLTTNTVTAKVKVVGHPNWITAITGTPKGKVYTTASDSHFLTVIDTSTDTRYTTIDILGNGVSVRRNAQ, encoded by the coding sequence TTGGCTTCAGAAGTGCGGTACGGAAAGAAAGTGCTGGCGAAGGCCGGTGCAGTGTTGGCGGCGGCGGCAGCGCTGGTTCCGTTGAACGGTTGCGGCAATACGTATCGCGCCGTCGTGAGCTCCATCAACCCCGTTGGTCCGGCGTCGCAGCCGCAGAAGCTGCTGGCTGTGGTCTCGGATCCCGGAAGCGGGCAGCCCGGTCTGATCACCGTTGTCGATTTCTCGGGCGACACGGTGCTGGCGATTGCGAATATTGCTCCGAAGCCGACGTATTTCGATCTGGCTCCGGCGAGCAACGGCGGTACGGGATATTCGCTGCATACCAGCTCCAGCGGTACGGTGATGAATAACTTTGACGTCTCGCCTTCGTTGAAGACGAACATCGTGTACTCCACGACGTTGTTCTCCAACGCGAACGCGAACTCGCTGTTTGCGACCTCCTCGGGAGCATTCGTCAGCGAGCTTGGACGTTCCGCTGTCGGCCAGATCATCGGCGGTTCACCGGCTTCGCTGCGCCAGGAGTATGACGTTGCGGCCAATCCGCAGTACGTTGTGGGCCTTACTACCGGCACACGCTACTACGCGATCAGCCAGGGCTCAGGCACCACCGGTTCGGTGGCTGCGATTGATACCTCAACCAACACGATCTCCAGCTCCATTAACGTCGGCAGTCAGCCCGTCTATGGTGTGATGACCTCCGATGCGAAGCGTGTCTTTGTGATGAACAAGGGCAGCAATACGGTTTCGGTGATCAACTCGCAGGCCAATACCGCTGACGTTGCGCATCCCACCATCACCGTTGGTACCGCGCCCGTCTGGGCCGATGTCGCCAGCTCTATCAACGAGCTTCTGGTGCTCAACCAGGGCTCGACGACCAGCTCGCTTAGCGTGATCAACATTCCGCTCTGCAACGCCAACAGCTCGACCAGCAACCCGAACTGCGACACCAACAACCCGGTGGACGCGACAGACTTCGGCACGGTTGTGGCGACAGTGCCGCTGGGCACCAACTGCACCCAGGTATCGGCGCTGCAGGACGGAACCCGCGCTTATGTCATGTGCAACGACGATCCCACGGCATCTGACGCGAGCAACGGTCTGGTCTACGTCGTCAACCTGACGACGAACACTGTGACGGCGAAGGTGAAGGTGGTCGGTCATCCGAACTGGATTACAGCGATCACCGGCACGCCGAAGGGCAAGGTGTACACCACCGCCAGCGATTCACACTTCCTCACGGTCATCGATACCAGCACCGATACGCGTTATACGACGATCGATATCCTGGGCAACGGCGTTTCGGTTCGCCGCAACGCGCAGTAA